In Brienomyrus brachyistius isolate T26 chromosome 3, BBRACH_0.4, whole genome shotgun sequence, the following proteins share a genomic window:
- the wnt5b gene encoding protein Wnt-5b — translation MDMAMRVTQGRRTIAGLHLLLVLVLSACSSRLMVDANSWWSLAMNPIQRPEMYIIGAQPLCSQLTGLSQGQRKLCQLYQDHMVYIGEGAKTGIKECQYQFKNRRWNCSTVDNTSVFGRVMHIGSRETAFTYAISAAGVVNAVSRACREGELSTCGCSRAARPRDLPRDWLWGGCGDNVNYGYRFAREFVDAREREKNHPRGSEEHARTLMNLQNNEAGRQAVYNLANVACKCHGVSGSCSLKTCWLQLADFRRVGEFLKEKYDSAAAMRISRKSKLELVNSRFNAPTPEDLVYIDPSPDYCLRNETTGSLGTQGRHCNKTSEGMGGCELMCCGRGYDQFKVYQHERCHCKFHWCCYVKCKRCTTLVDQYVCK, via the exons ATGGACATGGCGATGCGCGTAACGCAGGGACGGCGCACCATCGCTGGGCTGCACTTACTACTGGTGCTCGTTCTCTCCGCCTGCAGTTCGAGGCTGATGGTGGATGCCAACTCTTGGTG GTCTTTAGCAATGAACCCTATACAGAGGCCAGAGATGTACATCATTGGGGCCCAGCCTCTCTGTAGCCAGTTGACCGGACTTTCTCAGGGCCAAAGAAAACTCTGTCAGTTGTACCAGGACCACATGGTCTACATCGGAGAAGGAGCCAAGACCGGCATCAAAGAATGCCAGTACCAGTTCAAGAACAGGCGATGGAATTGCAGTACCGTGGACAACACGTCGGTCTTTGGGCGTGTAATGCACATCG GGAGCAGGGAGACGGCCTTCACTTACGCCATCAGCGCGGCAGGCGTGGTGAACGCGGTGAGCCGGGCGTGCCGCGAGGGCGAGCTGTCCACCTGCGGCTGCAGCCGGGCGGCGCGACCCCGCGATCTCCCGCGCGACTGGCTCTGGGGCGGCTGCGGAGACAACGTCAACTACGGATACCGCTTCGCCCGCGAGTTCGTGGACGCGCGCGAGCGGGAGAAGAACCACCCGCGGGGTTCCGAGGAGCATGCCCGCACGCTCATGAACCTGCAGAACAACGAGGCCGGCCGGCAG GCGGTGTACAACCTCGCCAATGTGGCCTGCAAGTGCCACGGTGTGTCGGGCTCCTGCAGCCTCAAGACATGCTGGCTGCAGCTGGCCGACTTCCGACGAGTGGGTGAGTTCCTGAAGGAGAAGTACGACAGCGCGGCAGCCATGCGTATCAGCCGCAAGAGCAAGCTGGAGCTGGTCAACAGCCGCTTCAACGCGCCCACCCCCGAGGATCTGGTCTACATTGACCCCAGCCCGGACTATTGCCTCCGCAACGAGACCACCGGTTCCCTGGGCACGCAGGGCCGTCACTGCAACAAGACGTCGGAGGGCATGGGTGGCTGCGAGCTCATGTGTTGCGGCCGCGGCTACGACCAGTTCAAGGTTTACCAGCACGAGCGCTGCCACTGCAAGTTCCACTGGTGCTGCTACGTCAAGTGCAAGCGTTGCACCACGCTCGTCGATCAGTACGTGTGCAAGTAG